A single Acidimicrobiia bacterium DNA region contains:
- a CDS encoding phosphoglycerate mutase family protein, translating into MIFVLRHAHAGSAANWHGPDNERPLSDRGQLQAKRIAEALFADGATTVFSSPYLRCVQTVSPLASMLGIDVVESDDLVEGAGGTGAARLVATAADGTVICSHGDVLHALMGLLVAGGAPLGASLQFEKGAVLRLERDGGRIVSARYEPPER; encoded by the coding sequence ATGATCTTCGTCCTGCGTCACGCCCATGCGGGGAGCGCCGCCAACTGGCATGGCCCCGACAACGAGCGCCCGCTGAGCGACCGTGGCCAATTGCAGGCCAAGCGGATCGCCGAGGCACTGTTCGCCGACGGGGCCACCACGGTCTTCTCGAGCCCTTACCTGCGGTGCGTGCAGACGGTGAGTCCGCTGGCGTCGATGCTCGGTATCGACGTCGTGGAATCGGACGATCTGGTCGAGGGCGCCGGCGGAACCGGAGCCGCTCGTCTGGTCGCGACCGCCGCCGATGGCACCGTTATCTGCAGCCACGGCGACGTCCTGCACGCCCTGATGGGCCTTCTCGTCGCCGGAGGGGCGCCCCTGGGCGCTTCGCTGCAGTTCGAAAAGGGGGCGGTGCTCCGCCTCGAACGTGACGGAGGTCGGATCGTCTCGGCGCGCTACGAGCCGCCTGAGCGCTGA
- a CDS encoding alpha/beta family hydrolase produces the protein MVTRHWDLEWSPGRTIPLVTEGVGSTAVVLAHGAGAGQAHAFMAGMRQRLAAGLTVTTFDYPYKAAGRRAPDRMEILLECHQAVAVAVAAEADRLVLGGKSMGGRMASHLVEPPAAARFFLGYPLMPIGKTVPRETSHLDQITTPMLFVQGERDRLGPPAALAPIIARLGTASMVVVPDADHSYSVPKKSGISAEQMLDHVAGIVVAWLAKAVDQRSGGS, from the coding sequence GTGGTGACACGCCATTGGGATCTGGAGTGGTCGCCAGGGCGCACCATTCCTCTCGTCACAGAAGGTGTGGGCTCGACCGCGGTGGTGCTTGCCCATGGCGCGGGCGCCGGCCAGGCGCACGCCTTCATGGCGGGGATGAGGCAGCGCCTTGCCGCGGGATTGACCGTGACGACCTTCGACTATCCCTACAAAGCGGCAGGACGGCGCGCTCCAGATCGGATGGAGATCCTGCTCGAGTGTCATCAGGCCGTCGCCGTCGCGGTGGCCGCCGAGGCCGACCGGCTGGTGCTCGGCGGCAAGTCGATGGGTGGGCGGATGGCGTCGCACCTCGTTGAACCGCCGGCGGCCGCGCGCTTCTTCCTGGGCTACCCGCTGATGCCCATCGGTAAGACCGTGCCCCGGGAGACTTCTCACCTCGACCAAATCACCACGCCGATGTTGTTCGTGCAGGGCGAGCGGGACCGGCTCGGCCCGCCTGCTGCTCTGGCCCCGATCATCGCCCGCCTTGGAACCGCCTCGATGGTCGTGGTTCCCGACGCGGACCACTCCTACAGCGTTCCGAAGAAGTCGGGGATCTCAGCCGAGCAGATGCTCGATCACGTCGCCGGGATCGTCGTCGCCTGGCTCGCCAAAGCCGTGGATCAGCGCTCAGGCGGCTCGTAG
- a CDS encoding AMP-binding protein, with amino-acid sequence MSAIKAVLEELTASGGDYEIVVEDVHGFPVRTFASRPRHLTEFIAMGEKHGDAEFLVQGDRRLSYRETFARARRLAAGLRARYQVEAGDRVAILGANHVDWVVGFWAAAALDAVVVPLNAWWTAAELAFALEDAGISVVLADAARARSTIDAGHPAERTVAWGHPLPHGVVQLADALAESPDPLPGVDRRGEDEAAVLFYTSGTTGRPKGAPLTHRNIGSGFLNSVAMTAAARIASDEAVGSGRQVDLTVIPLFHATATLALMVPFVAGGHAMVFLPPGRFDPEMAGLVIEREGVTRFGGVPTIVTRILDSEVWKRRDFSRVSRISFGGAPAAPGLIDRIAAAFPNLKDRLIQGYGLTETTAISALNIGADYLSHPDSVGIPAPTAEIRIIDAFGGLVPVGKTGEIAIRGANVMPRYWNRPDADAAAFQDGFFRTGDIGRLDEDGFLYVTDRLKDVVIRGGENVYSVEVERALETHPAVVEAAVIGVPDDDLGERVKAVVVVRNDVTGDELARHLIGQIASFKVPEAWELRRTPLPRNPSGKVLKWSLRTGGPSPASEDSAW; translated from the coding sequence GTGTCAGCGATCAAGGCAGTGCTCGAAGAACTGACCGCGTCGGGCGGCGACTACGAGATCGTGGTCGAAGACGTGCACGGGTTCCCGGTGCGCACCTTCGCCTCCAGGCCTCGCCACCTCACCGAGTTCATCGCCATGGGTGAGAAGCACGGCGATGCCGAGTTTCTCGTCCAGGGAGACCGGCGCCTCTCCTATCGCGAGACGTTCGCTCGTGCGCGCCGGCTGGCGGCCGGCCTACGGGCGCGGTATCAGGTGGAGGCCGGCGATCGAGTGGCGATTCTGGGCGCAAACCACGTCGACTGGGTGGTCGGGTTCTGGGCAGCCGCGGCCCTGGACGCGGTAGTGGTTCCCCTCAACGCCTGGTGGACTGCGGCGGAGCTGGCATTCGCCCTCGAGGATGCCGGGATATCGGTCGTTCTCGCCGATGCCGCTCGCGCTCGATCGACCATCGACGCTGGGCACCCGGCGGAGCGGACCGTCGCCTGGGGCCATCCGCTGCCTCACGGCGTGGTGCAGCTTGCTGACGCGTTGGCCGAGTCACCCGACCCGCTTCCGGGTGTGGACCGCCGGGGCGAGGACGAAGCCGCGGTGTTGTTCTACACGTCGGGGACCACCGGCCGTCCGAAGGGGGCCCCGCTGACTCACCGCAACATCGGGTCGGGTTTTCTCAACTCGGTCGCGATGACGGCTGCTGCCCGAATCGCGAGTGATGAGGCGGTGGGGTCGGGGCGCCAGGTGGATCTCACGGTCATCCCGTTGTTCCATGCGACCGCGACCCTGGCATTGATGGTGCCATTCGTGGCCGGGGGTCACGCGATGGTGTTCCTTCCGCCGGGACGGTTCGATCCCGAGATGGCCGGTCTGGTGATCGAACGGGAAGGGGTCACCAGGTTTGGGGGAGTGCCCACGATCGTCACGCGGATTCTGGACAGCGAAGTGTGGAAGCGGCGCGATTTCTCACGCGTCAGCCGAATCTCATTCGGGGGTGCGCCGGCCGCCCCGGGTTTGATCGACCGGATCGCCGCGGCCTTCCCGAATCTGAAGGATCGGCTGATCCAGGGCTATGGGTTGACCGAGACGACGGCGATTTCCGCCCTCAACATCGGGGCCGACTACCTGAGCCATCCCGACTCGGTGGGGATCCCTGCCCCAACGGCTGAGATCAGGATCATCGACGCGTTCGGTGGATTGGTACCGGTGGGGAAGACCGGTGAGATCGCGATTCGGGGGGCGAACGTCATGCCTCGCTACTGGAATCGCCCGGACGCCGATGCCGCGGCGTTCCAAGATGGGTTCTTCCGCACCGGTGACATCGGGCGCCTCGATGAGGACGGCTTCCTCTACGTCACCGACCGATTGAAGGATGTCGTGATCCGCGGCGGGGAGAACGTCTACTCGGTGGAAGTGGAACGGGCGCTCGAGACCCATCCGGCGGTTGTGGAGGCCGCGGTGATCGGGGTGCCCGATGACGACCTCGGTGAGCGGGTGAAGGCGGTCGTGGTGGTGCGCAACGACGTGACGGGCGACGAGTTGGCCCGGCATCTCATTGGACAGATTGCGTCATTCAAGGTGCCCGAAGCCTGGGAACTCAGGCGTACCCCGCTTCCGCGTAACCCGTCCGGCAAGGTGCTCAAGTGGTCGCTGCGGACGGGTGGCCCTTCGCCCGCTTCTGAGGACTCGGCGTGGTGA
- the pgl gene encoding 6-phosphogluconolactonase yields the protein MRIRVFNSAEALADAAADEVEAWLRIVADPRTIGLAGGNTPRRTYELLATRRLGWSDIDGWLTDERHVPRNHEDSNAGMIRRALFDQVPATLHEIPWDEAPDAAASYESTLRQVLPAGPNGRPQPGLVLLGVGDDGHTASLFPGSPVLEEVERDFVAIEVPGRGWRFTATIPMLARARRTLFLVSGAAKADIVAEILEGTSDLPAARVSQASRDAMWLLDAAAASRLHDYS from the coding sequence ATGCGAATCCGGGTATTCAACAGCGCCGAGGCCCTCGCCGACGCCGCCGCCGACGAGGTGGAGGCGTGGCTCCGCATCGTTGCCGATCCCCGAACCATTGGTCTCGCCGGTGGCAATACGCCCCGCCGCACCTATGAGCTACTGGCCACCCGCCGCCTCGGATGGTCGGACATCGACGGATGGCTCACCGACGAGCGCCATGTCCCCCGCAACCACGAGGACAGCAACGCCGGAATGATCCGCCGTGCCCTGTTCGATCAGGTGCCGGCAACGCTCCATGAAATTCCCTGGGACGAGGCGCCCGATGCCGCCGCCAGCTACGAGTCAACCCTGCGACAGGTCCTGCCAGCGGGACCGAATGGGCGTCCCCAGCCCGGCCTGGTGCTGCTCGGAGTCGGCGACGACGGCCACACCGCTTCGCTGTTCCCGGGGTCCCCCGTGCTCGAGGAGGTGGAACGTGACTTCGTCGCCATCGAGGTTCCCGGCCGGGGCTGGCGGTTCACTGCGACGATCCCGATGCTGGCGCGGGCACGGCGGACCTTGTTCCTCGTATCGGGGGCCGCGAAGGCGGACATCGTCGCCGAGATCCTCGAAGGCACGAGCGACCTTCCCGCCGCCCGGGTTTCCCAGGCGAGCCGCGACGCAATGTGGCTGCTGGATGCCGCCGCAGCCTCGCGGCTCCACGACTACTCCTGA
- a CDS encoding EutN/CcmL family microcompartment protein — MKLGRVAGNVVSTINHPIFDNRRLLICDLLDAGGADTGGYLICVDTVGAGAGEMVLIVDEGNSARQVVGNTTAPIRSVIVGIVDELQVDGESVEV; from the coding sequence GTGAAGCTCGGAAGGGTCGCGGGGAATGTCGTCTCGACGATCAACCACCCGATCTTCGACAACCGCCGCCTGCTGATCTGTGACTTGCTCGACGCCGGTGGGGCCGACACCGGGGGATACCTGATCTGCGTCGACACCGTCGGGGCCGGCGCCGGGGAGATGGTGCTCATCGTGGATGAAGGAAACTCGGCGCGGCAAGTGGTCGGTAACACCACCGCGCCGATCCGTTCGGTGATCGTCGGAATAGTCGATGAGTTGCAGGTGGATGGGGAGTCGGTCGAGGTCTGA
- a CDS encoding EutN/CcmL family microcompartment protein, whose amino-acid sequence MQLAEVIGTVVATVKYEGLDGVRFLLVQPLDREQEPDGQPVVAADAVAMAGPGELVYIVSSREAALAMPVQFVPVDHAIVGIVDHVERSS is encoded by the coding sequence ATGCAGCTCGCTGAGGTGATCGGCACGGTCGTGGCGACCGTCAAGTACGAGGGGCTCGACGGCGTTCGGTTCCTGCTCGTTCAACCGCTCGACCGGGAGCAGGAGCCCGATGGCCAGCCGGTGGTCGCCGCCGACGCGGTGGCGATGGCCGGCCCTGGCGAGCTGGTCTACATCGTGAGCAGCCGCGAGGCGGCGTTGGCGATGCCGGTGCAGTTCGTGCCCGTGGACCACGCCATCGTGGGCATCGTCGACCACGTGGAGCGGTCCTCGTGA
- a CDS encoding BMC domain-containing protein, with product MNPAIGLLEFGSVAAGIRAGDAMVKRGAVAELVAGTVHPGNYLVLVTGEVADVEEAMAAGRASSPASLLDEVLLTDVHPAVIEAVRGVRVPGSGESLGVIETRTVAATIEASDAAVKGAGVFLMELHLADGLGGKAYSLFCGALSDVEAAVAAGAGRIAAESLVAALVIPQLHSEMGNNLLAGRHFSDRLGRDDAAR from the coding sequence GTGAACCCGGCAATCGGGCTTCTCGAATTCGGATCGGTGGCAGCAGGTATCCGAGCCGGCGACGCCATGGTCAAACGCGGTGCGGTGGCCGAACTCGTTGCGGGCACGGTGCATCCGGGCAACTACCTCGTCCTCGTGACCGGCGAGGTCGCCGACGTCGAGGAGGCGATGGCTGCCGGCAGGGCATCCTCCCCGGCGTCGCTGCTGGACGAGGTACTGCTCACCGACGTTCACCCCGCCGTCATCGAAGCGGTGCGAGGCGTCCGGGTCCCGGGGTCGGGCGAGTCCCTCGGCGTGATCGAGACACGAACCGTTGCCGCGACCATCGAGGCATCCGACGCCGCCGTCAAGGGCGCCGGCGTCTTCTTGATGGAGCTTCACCTCGCCGACGGGCTGGGCGGCAAGGCCTACTCCCTTTTCTGTGGTGCCCTCTCCGACGTCGAGGCCGCAGTGGCGGCGGGGGCCGGACGGATCGCGGCGGAGTCACTGGTCGCGGCGTTGGTGATTCCTCAGCTCCACAGTGAGATGGGGAACAACCTCTTGGCAGGGCGGCACTTCAGTGATCGCCTGGGGAGGGATGATGCAGCTCGCTGA
- a CDS encoding aldehyde dehydrogenase family protein produces the protein MTKFSEQEVQAVIARVRERLGGTPDRLPTNPRIPAAIPDAALGEGIFGTIDEAVNAAEAAQRTYAAAGTDLHEAVIASIRKSMVEKAEYLAEAAHAETGLGRVEDKIRKNILVATRTPGPEDLAPLIETGSSGMMVTEHAPFGLIGAVTPTTNPTSTIINNTIAVLSGGNGVVFNVHPNAKRVSAENIRLINRAILAAGGPSNLVTAIPEPTIESAQALMQHPQVRVLLVTGGPAVVREALKTDKRAITAGPGNPPAVVDETADIEKAARDIVAGASFDNNVICTDEKTVIAVRAIADDLVRAMGRQGAYVLKEHELRKVERVIFETMGPAGKPGVINRSWIGKNARDIAAAAGVDVDGDPRLLVAEVPNEHSLVWTEQMMPVLPVTRVPDVGAAIELAIASEHRFRHTASIHSTNVSTITRMARSINVSIFIANGPNYAGLGQGGEGFTSFSIASPSGDGMTRPITFTRERRISVVGALRIV, from the coding sequence GTGACAAAGTTCAGCGAGCAAGAGGTCCAGGCGGTCATCGCCCGGGTGCGCGAGCGTCTCGGCGGCACGCCGGATCGGCTACCGACCAACCCCCGGATTCCCGCGGCGATCCCGGACGCGGCCCTCGGTGAGGGCATCTTCGGCACGATCGACGAGGCGGTGAATGCCGCCGAGGCCGCTCAGCGAACGTATGCCGCCGCCGGCACGGATCTGCACGAGGCCGTCATCGCGTCGATCCGCAAGTCGATGGTGGAGAAGGCCGAGTATCTCGCCGAGGCGGCTCACGCCGAGACCGGTCTGGGCAGGGTCGAGGACAAGATCCGCAAGAACATCCTGGTGGCGACCCGCACCCCCGGTCCGGAGGATCTCGCACCGCTGATCGAGACTGGATCAAGCGGCATGATGGTCACCGAGCACGCCCCCTTCGGACTCATCGGGGCGGTCACTCCCACCACCAATCCCACCTCGACGATCATCAACAACACGATTGCAGTACTCAGCGGCGGCAACGGCGTCGTCTTCAACGTCCATCCCAACGCAAAGCGGGTGTCCGCCGAGAACATCCGCCTCATAAACCGGGCGATCCTCGCCGCCGGGGGTCCGAGCAACCTGGTCACGGCCATCCCCGAGCCGACCATCGAGAGCGCCCAGGCGCTGATGCAGCATCCCCAGGTCCGGGTGCTGCTTGTCACCGGAGGGCCGGCGGTGGTTCGTGAGGCCCTGAAAACGGACAAGCGGGCGATCACCGCCGGACCGGGCAATCCACCTGCCGTGGTCGATGAGACCGCCGACATCGAGAAGGCCGCCCGCGACATCGTCGCCGGGGCATCTTTCGACAACAACGTCATCTGCACTGACGAGAAGACGGTCATCGCGGTGCGGGCCATCGCCGACGACCTGGTGCGGGCGATGGGACGCCAAGGCGCGTACGTGCTCAAGGAACATGAACTCCGCAAGGTGGAGCGGGTGATCTTCGAGACGATGGGCCCCGCCGGGAAGCCGGGGGTGATCAACCGGTCGTGGATCGGGAAGAACGCCCGCGACATCGCTGCTGCGGCCGGGGTCGATGTCGACGGGGACCCGCGGTTGCTGGTCGCAGAGGTCCCCAACGAGCACAGCCTCGTTTGGACCGAGCAGATGATGCCCGTCCTGCCCGTTACCCGGGTGCCCGACGTAGGTGCCGCCATCGAGCTGGCGATCGCCTCAGAGCACCGCTTCCGCCATACCGCCTCGATCCACTCGACCAATGTGTCGACGATCACCCGGATGGCGCGTTCGATCAATGTGTCGATCTTCATCGCCAACGGGCCCAACTATGCCGGGCTCGGTCAGGGCGGTGAGGGGTTCACCTCGTTCTCGATCGCCAGCCCGAGCGGTGACGGCATGACCCGTCCGATCACCTTCACCCGGGAGCGTCGGATCTCGGTGGTCGGCGCCCTGAGGATCGTCTGA
- a CDS encoding EutN/CcmL family microcompartment protein, which yields MLLGRVAGTLVASEKEPTMEGLKFLVIKQVDVEGDDSGGYVIAADAVGAGVGEVVMFATGSSARQTEATRDRPCDAVVMAIVDTWEVGGEVKFTK from the coding sequence GTGCTACTCGGCCGCGTCGCGGGGACACTCGTCGCCAGCGAGAAAGAGCCCACGATGGAGGGGCTCAAATTCCTCGTGATCAAACAAGTCGACGTCGAAGGTGACGACTCCGGCGGGTACGTGATCGCGGCGGACGCGGTGGGCGCGGGTGTCGGTGAGGTCGTCATGTTCGCCACCGGATCCTCCGCCCGGCAGACCGAGGCGACCAGGGACCGGCCCTGCGATGCCGTGGTGATGGCGATCGTCGACACCTGGGAGGTCGGCGGCGAAGTGAAGTTCACCAAGTGA
- a CDS encoding BMC domain-containing protein, which produces MAEALGMIETRGFAAMVEAADAMVKAAKVELVSYEKTGGGYVTAVVRGDVAAVKAAIDAGVRGAEKVGEVVSTHVIARPHVNIDMILPLGRADEAAAESS; this is translated from the coding sequence ATGGCTGAAGCACTCGGAATGATCGAGACCCGCGGTTTTGCCGCGATGGTCGAGGCGGCGGACGCGATGGTGAAGGCCGCCAAGGTCGAACTCGTGTCGTACGAGAAGACCGGCGGCGGCTACGTGACTGCCGTCGTGCGCGGGGACGTTGCCGCCGTCAAGGCGGCGATCGATGCCGGGGTTCGTGGTGCGGAGAAGGTCGGCGAAGTGGTTTCCACTCACGTCATCGCCCGCCCCCACGTCAACATCGACATGATCCTCCCGCTCGGCCGGGCCGACGAGGCCGCGGCGGAGTCTTCCTAG
- the deoC gene encoding deoxyribose-phosphate aldolase, translated as MPTDLAGFIDHTLLRPDATTAEIDRMCTEAREYGFASVCVNPYWVKRVADNLKGSDVVACAVVGFPFGASMPEIKAMEARRAIRDGAREIDMVINVGALKSQDHSLVERDVAGVAEACREAGAVCKVILETAMLTDEEKVIGSRLAVKAKADFVKTSTGFGGGGATVYDVALMREAVGPKVGVKASGGIRNADDVRQMIAAGATRIGASAGVQIVTGGTTSERY; from the coding sequence GTGCCAACCGACCTGGCGGGATTCATCGACCACACGCTTCTCCGCCCCGATGCCACCACCGCCGAGATCGACCGCATGTGCACCGAGGCGCGGGAGTATGGGTTCGCTTCCGTCTGCGTCAATCCGTACTGGGTCAAACGGGTCGCCGACAATCTCAAGGGCTCCGATGTGGTGGCGTGTGCCGTGGTGGGCTTCCCGTTCGGGGCATCTATGCCGGAGATCAAGGCCATGGAGGCCCGCCGGGCGATCCGCGACGGCGCCCGTGAAATCGATATGGTCATCAACGTGGGTGCGCTCAAGTCGCAAGACCACTCTCTCGTCGAGCGCGACGTCGCCGGGGTGGCCGAGGCCTGCCGCGAGGCCGGAGCGGTGTGCAAGGTGATACTCGAAACTGCCATGCTCACCGACGAAGAGAAGGTGATCGGATCGCGATTGGCCGTGAAAGCCAAGGCAGACTTCGTGAAGACCTCGACCGGTTTCGGGGGCGGTGGCGCCACGGTGTACGACGTGGCGTTGATGAGGGAGGCAGTAGGCCCCAAGGTCGGGGTCAAGGCGTCGGGCGGAATCCGCAACGCCGACGACGTCCGGCAGATGATTGCTGCCGGAGCGACGAGGATCGGTGCATCGGCAGGAGTTCAGATCGTGACGGGAGGGACAACGAGTGAGCGGTATTGA
- the rpiB gene encoding ribose 5-phosphate isomerase B has translation MRALVTRVVDSVASSNQPAAAPSAESGAGVSVAGKIAIGADHGGFRLKERIGFRLRETGREVVDCGTDSSEAVDYPDFALAVAEKVASGECVAGIVIDGAGIGSAMVANKVAGVRAALCYDLSSARNSREHNHANVLTLGAGLIGETLAWQIVEEWLATPWGEGRHARRVAMIEALDARRRMGEAV, from the coding sequence GTGCGCGCTCTCGTGACGCGCGTCGTCGATTCGGTCGCCTCCTCCAACCAGCCCGCTGCCGCGCCCTCGGCAGAGAGTGGCGCGGGCGTATCGGTCGCCGGCAAGATCGCCATCGGGGCCGACCACGGGGGCTTCCGCCTCAAAGAGCGGATCGGGTTCCGGTTGCGCGAAACCGGCCGCGAGGTGGTCGACTGCGGCACGGATTCGTCCGAGGCGGTCGACTATCCCGACTTTGCGTTGGCGGTCGCCGAAAAAGTGGCTTCCGGGGAATGCGTTGCCGGCATCGTGATCGACGGGGCCGGCATCGGGTCGGCGATGGTCGCCAACAAGGTGGCGGGGGTGAGGGCGGCGCTCTGTTACGACCTGTCCTCGGCGCGCAACAGCCGGGAACACAATCACGCCAATGTGCTCACGCTCGGCGCCGGGCTGATCGGGGAGACGCTGGCGTGGCAGATCGTCGAGGAGTGGCTCGCCACGCCCTGGGGCGAGGGGCGCCATGCTCGCCGGGTGGCGATGATCGAGGCCCTCGATGCCCGCCGGCGCATGGGGGAGGCGGTATGA
- a CDS encoding helix-turn-helix domain-containing protein: protein MSDPAFTWDRRPGPSEQKRKTRHEVPAEPAPPLGGRITLKEAEHRFGVSVGTLRSWARDGAVDAVKADGPNGRQWMITAESVAHRISHRAGSPPPAPREGATGPTADGTAMLVPRDAWDRLMDQLGNIHEAGLMLSEARERAARAETEAEFLRERLGEIRTERDELRAATRTREIPQPTVTPAPRTAPAAPTRRPTAWDMAKRWWRGGQG, encoded by the coding sequence ATGTCCGACCCTGCCTTCACCTGGGATCGACGGCCGGGCCCGAGCGAGCAGAAGCGGAAGACCCGCCACGAGGTGCCGGCCGAGCCGGCGCCGCCGCTCGGCGGCCGGATCACGCTCAAGGAGGCCGAGCACCGGTTCGGAGTTTCGGTGGGCACGCTGCGCTCGTGGGCCCGCGATGGGGCGGTCGACGCGGTCAAGGCCGACGGGCCGAACGGCCGCCAATGGATGATCACCGCCGAGTCGGTGGCCCATCGGATTTCTCATCGTGCGGGAAGCCCCCCGCCCGCTCCTCGAGAGGGGGCCACCGGCCCGACGGCCGACGGGACGGCGATGCTGGTACCCCGCGACGCCTGGGACCGCCTGATGGACCAATTGGGGAACATCCACGAAGCAGGCCTGATGCTGTCCGAGGCACGCGAACGGGCCGCCCGCGCCGAAACCGAAGCCGAGTTCCTCCGCGAACGTCTCGGCGAGATCCGCACCGAACGCGACGAGCTCAGGGCGGCGACCAGGACCAGGGAGATACCCCAGCCGACGGTGACGCCGGCCCCTCGAACGGCTCCGGCGGCCCCAACCCGGAGGCCCACCGCGTGGGACATGGCCAAGCGCTGGTGGCGCGGCGGTCAAGGCTGA
- a CDS encoding ABC transporter ATP-binding protein, translating into MDRPPIISVTDLRFAYGNIVAIDGVSLEIPPGRIGLVGANGAGKTTLLKILLGVLPAASGQVAVLGHDVATRQLDVRARVGWMPEGNCMPPDQTAADFLGYAAELGGLPVRAARQRASDVLGLVGLHEERFRFIGEFSTGMKQRAKLAQAIVHDPQLVLLDEPTAGLDPEGREEMLDLVTRLEDFGINAVISSHVLTDIERTCEWVIMLDGGKVLRSGPLTDLSTTDEVELEVIGDSAAVVAVAQRLGATVELVGSVLHLTATDRDAFEIARDALAEVGAPLRRLAAKRTTLEDVFMGEGSNG; encoded by the coding sequence ATGGACCGCCCTCCGATCATCTCCGTCACGGACCTGCGGTTCGCCTACGGCAACATCGTCGCCATCGACGGAGTAAGCCTCGAGATCCCCCCCGGCCGTATCGGTTTGGTGGGCGCCAACGGCGCCGGCAAGACAACCCTGCTCAAGATCCTGCTTGGGGTACTGCCGGCGGCTTCCGGCCAGGTCGCAGTGCTCGGGCACGACGTCGCCACCCGGCAGCTCGATGTCCGCGCCCGGGTCGGGTGGATGCCGGAGGGAAACTGCATGCCTCCCGACCAGACTGCCGCCGACTTCCTCGGGTACGCCGCCGAACTGGGTGGGCTGCCGGTACGAGCGGCGCGGCAGCGCGCTAGCGACGTGCTCGGCCTGGTCGGCCTCCACGAGGAGCGCTTCCGTTTCATCGGCGAGTTCTCCACCGGCATGAAACAACGCGCCAAGTTGGCCCAGGCGATCGTCCACGACCCGCAGCTGGTCCTCCTCGACGAGCCCACTGCCGGCCTCGACCCCGAAGGACGGGAGGAGATGCTCGATCTCGTCACCCGGCTGGAGGACTTCGGGATCAATGCGGTCATCTCCTCGCATGTGTTGACCGACATTGAACGGACTTGCGAGTGGGTCATCATGCTCGACGGCGGCAAGGTGCTGCGATCCGGGCCGCTGACCGATTTGTCGACCACCGATGAAGTCGAATTGGAGGTCATCGGCGACAGCGCCGCAGTGGTTGCCGTTGCCCAGCGGTTGGGGGCGACGGTCGAGCTGGTGGGCTCGGTGCTCCACCTGACTGCCACCGATCGGGACGCCTTCGAGATCGCCAGAGATGCCCTGGCGGAAGTCGGGGCCCCGCTGCGAAGGCTCGCCGCCAAACGGACCACCCTCGAGGACGTATTCATGGGGGAGGGTTCGAATGGCTGA